DNA from Acidobacteriota bacterium:
TGTTCAGTTCAAAGGCCTTCGCAACCATGACCATGCTGCTCTGGCAGGGCCAGATCAATTTATCAGTTCAACGGCAGGCGGGGTTGGAGGTGAGGGCGTTAAAGAGCGGTGATCGTCAATCCAATAGGCCCAGGCGAGGAACAGCCAGCTCAGGACTCCGGCCCACTCGACGGCATTCACGCTGGGCGGAGGCGGGCCCATCAGTGACACAAGATAGATAAGGACCAGCAGCGCCACAAATGTCTTGTAGCTGTAATCGCCGGTCTTGTCCCGCGCGCGGGTGGTTCTGCTGTAAATCATTACTCCGGCTATGAACATGGCGCCTTCAACGATTAGTGTCACCGACACGGAGTCCCACAATCCCAGGCCCACCATCTGGCTGCCGGGATAGAGTGGAAGATCAGAGCGGTGGGTGATGAAGTCCAGCAGCCAATGGCTCATCACGCACGCCCAGACCACCAGCGCGCCGCCGCGGTCCTTTTTGAAGACCAGGTAAAGCCCGGCGAGCAGTAGCCCCCAGCCGAAAACGGCCAGCAAGCTGTGGGTGAGCGGATAACTGATGAACTCCAGAGGACTCACGGCCGTGATGCCGGGAACGATCCGGACGCGCTCCCATCCAAGCATCAGGAACACAGGCCAGATAAGGTCCGGCCACTGGGCTGCCAGCAGCAAGGTGCCAAACGAGGTTTTGGGCGCTGCCTTCTTTGCACCCAGCGCAACTGCGACATGACCGATCAACATCAGGAAATCTCAGTGGCCCGCAGGGAAAAGCTTAACATACCACACTGCCAGGATTCCCACATAAACCACTGAAATGATCAGGCACGTCCAGAATGTTTTTCCCCAGAACCGCTCATTGACCTCCCGGCGCCAGGCGGAAAGACTGACAGCAAATAGGAAGATGGCCGCCAGCCGGGCGATGCCGTCCAGGGGAGTACTCATGGCGCTGATGCTCTGTCCTCCGAGGTAACGCATGAAAACGCTGAAATCGACGATGAACCCGCCGATGAGGAGGTCCACCAGGAACCAGATCGGCGTGAAAATTGTTCCCAGCATGTAGGAGTACCGGTTTTCACCAAAAAACACCATGACCGCGATCGCGATAAAAATCGACGACTTGGCCAGCTCAAAGTAGAAAAACGGCGAAAGCGTGAAGGCTCCTGCCACCATAAAGGTGGCCGTAAGGAAGGCTGCGAGGAACACCCATCGGTTGGACATGGCCAAACTCCTTTCCGTGGAATCGACGCCGCGCGAAGGCTTGCTTAGCCCTGTGAGCGCGCCGCCCATCCTGCCCGGATAAGCTCCCTTGTTCCCGTACTTGCCGATTACGCCTGAAGAGTAACAGGCTGGGTAACGCGATGCTGTGATACCCGTCACCAGGAAGTGGCCAGCCGGGTAGCCGAGGTTTTTTTGCGTTTGGAGACGGCCGAACAGAAACCCCTTGACACGTATCTCGATATATGTAGACTTATAAGCATGAAACGGATTCGCCTTTCGCCGCAAACCCTTCAGGTGCTCAATCGCTTCTCCCAACAGCCCGCTGCCTGGCTCTACGGCTACGAGTTGAGCCGGGAAACTGGTCTGAAATCGGGGACCTTATACCCCATTCTCATGCGCCTCGCAAAACATCAACTGCTGGAGACGCGCTGGGTGCAGATGGAAGAAGGTGTTCCGCCCCGCCACACCTATCGGCTGACCTCCAAGGGAATTGACCTGGCGCGGTCCCTGCGAATCCCGGCACAAAAGGTGATTGCCGCAAGAAAGCCGGCGACTGCGGGAGGGCGGGCGTGATGGTCGACACGCTTCTCCACCGGCTTGCCGCATTTGTGCTCCGCGCCGGAATTCGGCTGGTCCCCAACCAAACTCGCGAGTGGGGCAACGCTATGCTGGCCGAGATTCACCACATCGAGGGAAATTGGGCTGTTGTGGTATGGGCGCTCGGCGGCGTCGGCGTACTGGCGAAACAGGCCCTGATCGGTCTGCTGTTGCCCGCAGGCGACCGCCAGGCAGCGCCCATCGGCAATCCGCTTTCGGGGGAGGCGAAGATGCATAAAGTCAGCCTCAGAGCCGGCGGGGTCTGCCTCGCCGCTGTCTTATTGTTTTTCCTCGCGCCGGTCTTTCGGCAGGCATTCCGCGTGTCGCTTGCGCAGTGGCATAACGTCATCCACGTTGATCCGGGTCTATGGGTCCGACAGCCGGAACTGGAATCGCTCGCGCGGCGCGTCGAGAAAAACCACGACGCCGAAGGTGTGGCATTTGTCGCGGCACGGCTCCATGACGGCGCTGAAAGCGTGCGCCTGGCTGACGAAGCCGTGCGGCTGGACCCAAAACTCATCTGGATTTTGGGCGTGGTTGGCGCTCGTCATTCGGCTGCGCCGCAAGTGCCGGGCTGGGTCGCACGACTCGAAAGGTGGGATCCTGGGAACGCTCTGCCTTACCTGATCCTGGCGCAACGCAACGACTTGATACGCGGCGCCGGCGGGAGCTTTATGCATCCTCCAGCGCCCCGGATCGCGTGGGAGCAGGCGATGGCGAGCGCATTCCAATCAACCCGGATCGATGACTATGTGGACCGGCTCAGGGACATTGATCGAATCGTTGCCCGCCGCTACGACCTCAGCGACCCTACTTTGGTCGTCTTCGAGGAAGAACTTTTTGTAGATCACTTGCCGACTTATACCGCCTCGGATTCTCTCCGCTACGCCAGGTCGGCCATCTCCGCTGGCGATGCTCTTGAAGTTCGCGGCGACACGAAAGGGGCCATTGAAAAATATCTGATGGTTGCCCATTTTGTCAGCATGTTCGAGTCGCAACAGCACGTCCCTGACCCTCCCTTCTTTGACACGCTGATGCCGAACGTTTATCAACGGCTGGCGGCGGTTTACAGAAAGATGGACAACGGCCCTCAATCGGCCTACTTTGCCGGCCTCGCTGCGACGGCCGAACAGGACATCAAGCAACACGGTCTCCAGTGGCACAGCGAAATTGAGAACCAGCGCAGCATTTCCGGAGTCACACCGTGGAATGCGCTTGTGGTGGAGATCTCTGATGCTGCGATGCTGGCGTCCGCCTTGCTGCTGCTGATTTCGCTCCTGGTGGTTCTGGCACGAAGCCGAAGTTTTAAGCCGCGCAAGCTGCGCATGGGGCCCGTGGCAACCGGTGTGAGGCTGCTCGCAGCCGTTGGCCTGCTGGTATCAAGCGTCACGCTCTATGTCGTCTATCGTCCCTACGCGGCGATCTACACGCGCTTTCTCGAGACCGGTGACACGAGCCAGCTCAAAATTCTGCGTGACTTCGTTGAATTAACCCGTTCGCCCATCGGCACCCAGATCTATCGTTTCAGGCCAACGCCGCAAGGACCGGCTATGGTCGGGCCTTACATCTCCGTGCACAACTTCATTTTTTATTTCTGGCTGGCGGTTACGGTGCTGGGCCTGGCCAGCCTGGCCGTGATTGCCGGATTGCACTTGCTGAAGTGTTTCCGGCCTCGCGCTGGCGCGGCAGCCAACGGCTCGATGGTGGTTTCATAAAGGCAGTTGCTTCCTCTCCGCAGAATTTCCTTTCTTTCGGGTAAGCTTTTGGCGCTTCGCCTGGCCCTTGTTCCATCCCCCACCTACCGCCTATTAGACACATCTTCAACCTGCATTTTTCCACTTCCAGTTAGTGTAGAATTTCGTCATGAAAATCGGACTCGGGCTTTACCGGCATATGCTGACTAGGGAGAACTTCCGCTTTGCGCGGCAGGCGGGCGCCACGCACATTGTGGCACACTGGGTGGACTACTGGGGGACGGAAAAGATTCCCGCAACCGACGGGCAGAGGGACTGGGGCGTGACGCGCCAGCAGGGAAAGTTGTGGACTTACGCAGAGCTGCTTGGCCTGAAGCAAGCCGTGAATGCCGAGGGGCTTGAGCTGGAAGCCATTGAAAACCTCGATCCCTCGCACTGGTACGACGTGCTTCTCGACGGCCCGCAGAAGCAGCGGCAGCTTGAAGACATCAAAACCATCGTTCGAACGATGGGAAAAGTCGGCATTCCGATTCTCGGCTACAACTTCAGCATCGCA
Protein-coding regions in this window:
- a CDS encoding PadR family transcriptional regulator gives rise to the protein MKRIRLSPQTLQVLNRFSQQPAAWLYGYELSRETGLKSGTLYPILMRLAKHQLLETRWVQMEEGVPPRHTYRLTSKGIDLARSLRIPAQKVIAARKPATAGGRA